In a single window of the Thermococcus stetteri genome:
- a CDS encoding VWA domain-containing protein, with protein sequence MGSREKRLVFPFSAIVGQEKAKLALLCVAVNPLIGGVLLKGDKGTGKSTLVRALANVLPEIEVVADYPFNCNPRNPLEMCDSCYERYERGEELPVAKRKMRVVDLPLSVTIDRLVGTIDVERFLKEGKKALQPGILAEANRGVLYIDEVNLLDDYIADSLLDAAAMGWNTIEREGISFRHPARFILVGSMNPEEGELRPQILDRFGLCVEVSAPMNPEERIEIVKRVEEFHEDPISFYKKYESEEKKLTERIVKAREILPKVEISDDLLKLLAETVVDLGIKTNRAEIATIKTAKAIAALNGRRRVSLEDLEKAMELALPHRLRDRPFQKPPQMRPPKPKDDSKHNHDHKGDHKHEHKKEERSERRNQESRSRGTGNLEQNFRSSEAKIPRIESRNFDGGEFRGYRSSRDVSVTVINFPKGIPVSYLSPVNGRIKDVDFYNSLVWAVLNGKRPPIKLDLNDIRVRVRKAKAPTLWVLLLDSSGSMAVQKRISIAKGIAEKLVEKGYIKKSKMALIVAKGNRAEIFVPPTKNYWEVLEKIESVPTGGRTPLSSALYNLLLLANRERMKDRSVKVRAFLITDGKANVPLFGKRIKEEITELARALKKKEVELTVYDTRGRGISPGLSYVPLLERVAGAKVHKV encoded by the coding sequence ATGGGGTCTCGTGAAAAACGATTAGTCTTCCCGTTCTCTGCAATAGTCGGGCAGGAAAAGGCCAAGCTGGCACTACTCTGTGTAGCCGTTAATCCACTGATCGGGGGTGTCCTGCTTAAAGGAGACAAAGGAACGGGAAAATCTACCCTGGTCAGGGCTCTGGCCAACGTTTTGCCCGAGATTGAAGTTGTGGCAGATTATCCCTTCAACTGCAACCCGAGGAACCCGCTGGAGATGTGCGACAGCTGCTACGAGCGATACGAGAGGGGAGAAGAACTGCCAGTGGCAAAGAGGAAGATGCGCGTTGTGGACCTGCCCTTAAGCGTTACGATAGACAGATTAGTTGGAACAATTGACGTTGAGCGCTTTTTAAAAGAGGGCAAAAAAGCTCTGCAGCCTGGAATACTCGCGGAAGCAAACAGAGGGGTTCTTTACATCGATGAGGTGAACCTCCTGGATGACTACATAGCCGATTCACTCTTAGATGCTGCGGCAATGGGATGGAACACGATAGAGAGGGAAGGGATTTCTTTCAGGCATCCGGCGAGGTTCATCCTGGTTGGAAGCATGAACCCCGAGGAAGGCGAGCTCAGACCGCAGATCCTCGACAGGTTCGGTTTATGCGTTGAAGTTTCAGCACCTATGAACCCGGAGGAGAGGATAGAGATAGTCAAGCGCGTTGAGGAGTTCCATGAAGACCCCATAAGCTTCTACAAAAAGTATGAGAGCGAAGAGAAGAAGCTTACGGAGAGGATTGTTAAGGCGAGGGAGATTCTGCCGAAGGTCGAGATAAGCGACGATTTGCTGAAGCTTTTGGCTGAAACGGTCGTTGACCTGGGAATCAAAACCAACAGAGCTGAGATAGCAACGATAAAGACGGCCAAGGCAATAGCTGCTTTAAACGGAAGGAGAAGGGTCTCACTGGAAGACTTAGAAAAAGCTATGGAATTGGCTCTACCGCACCGCCTGAGGGACAGGCCGTTCCAAAAGCCACCCCAGATGAGGCCCCCAAAGCCTAAGGACGACAGCAAGCACAATCACGACCACAAAGGCGACCATAAGCATGAGCACAAGAAGGAAGAAAGGAGTGAAAGGAGAAACCAGGAGTCTCGAAGTCGAGGGACTGGAAACTTAGAGCAAAATTTTCGCTCAAGCGAAGCTAAAATCCCGAGGATAGAGAGCAGAAACTTTGATGGAGGCGAATTCAGGGGATACCGCTCCTCGAGGGACGTCAGCGTCACGGTGATAAACTTCCCCAAAGGCATTCCAGTTTCATACCTTTCACCTGTCAACGGCAGGATTAAGGACGTTGATTTCTACAACTCTTTGGTTTGGGCAGTCTTAAATGGCAAAAGGCCCCCAATAAAGCTCGATTTAAACGATATCCGCGTTAGGGTCAGGAAGGCAAAGGCACCAACGCTCTGGGTTCTGCTCCTGGATTCGAGCGGAAGCATGGCCGTGCAGAAGAGGATAAGCATCGCGAAGGGGATAGCGGAGAAGCTGGTTGAGAAAGGCTACATCAAAAAGTCAAAGATGGCCCTGATCGTTGCGAAAGGCAATCGGGCGGAGATATTCGTTCCACCCACCAAGAACTACTGGGAAGTGCTTGAGAAAATAGAGAGCGTTCCGACTGGAGGGAGGACACCTTTAAGCTCCGCCCTCTACAATCTTCTGCTTCTGGCGAACAGGGAGAGGATGAAGGACAGGTCGGTCAAGGTGAGGGCTTTTCTAATAACCGACGGAAAGGCGAACGTTCCGCTCTTTGGAAAGAGGATTAAGGAGGAAATAACGGAGCTGGCCAGGGCGCTGAAAAAGAAAGAGGTTGAGCTTACGGTTTATGACACGAGAGGAAGGGGGATAAGCCCGGGCCTGTCCTACGTCCCCCTCCTGGAGCGGGTTGCTGGGGCGAAGGTGCACAAAGTTTAG